The Macrotis lagotis isolate mMagLag1 chromosome 6, bilby.v1.9.chrom.fasta, whole genome shotgun sequence genome includes a window with the following:
- the P2RY14 gene encoding P2Y purinoceptor 14 — protein sequence MNNTTDNTNHQDCSLNSLITQYVIPLLYCFVFVGGILLNGISAWIFFYVSNSKSFIVYLKNIVAADFLMSLTFPFKILSDSKLGPWQLSIFVCKGSAVIFYVNMYVGIAFFGLIGFDRYYKIVKPLLGSFVHRVGYSKILSLFIWALMLFLAIPNIILTNQSSDKEGDILKCMKLKNELGRKWHIVSNFIFVGIFWIVFLLLIICYTAITRKIYSSYLRSRRNSISVKKKSSRNIFCIMLVFCVCFVPYHIARIPYTRSQTEENYNCQSKVILLYAKEFALFLSAVNVCLDPIIYFFLCQPFREMLRSKFHLKVKVPHSPETSKAKRSNEMIDNTILDSTDTL from the coding sequence ATGAACAACACAACTGACAACACCAACCATCAGGACTGTTCTCTGAATTCTCTGATCACCCAATATGTTATTCCCCTGCTCTACTGCTTTGTTTTCGTGGGTGGGATTCTGCTCAATGGGATATCAGCATGgatctttttttatgtttccaACAGCAAGAGCTTCATCGTCTATCTCAAGAACATTGTGGCGGCTGACTTTCTGATGAGTCTAACTTTCCCATTCAAAATTCTGAGTGATTCCAAACTAGGGCCCTGGCAGCTGAGCATCTTCGTGTGCAAGGGATCTGCTGTGATCTTCTATGTCAACATGTATGTGGGAATCGCGTTTTTTGGACTCATTGGATTCGACAGGTACTACAAGATTGTAAAGCCCCTCCTGGGTTCTTTTGTTCACAGAGTTGGCTACAGTAAGATCCTGTCCCTCTTCATCTGGGCCCTGATGCTCTTCCTGGCCATCCCCAACATCATTCTGACCAACCAAAGCTCAGACAAGGAAGGCGACATTCTTAAATGCATGAAACTCAAGAATGAACTGGGACGCAAGTGGCACATAGTTTCCAACTTCATCTTCGTGGGCATCTTCTGGATCGTGTTCCTTCTGCTGATCATCTGTTACACGGCCATCACAAGGAAAATCTATAGCTCCTACCTCAGGTCCAGAAGGAATTCCATCTCGGTGAAGAAGAAGTCCAGCCGCAATATATTCTGCATCATGTTggtgttttgtgtttgctttgtCCCTTATCACATTGCCCGGATCCCCTACACCAGAAGCCAGACCGAAGAAAACTACAACTGCCAATCCAAAGTAATCCTGCTCTATGCAAAAGAATTTGCTCTGTTTCTCTCTGCGGTCAATGTGTGCCTTGACCccattatttatttcttcctctgccAACCTTTCAGAGAAATGCTTCGCAGTAAGTTCCACCTTAAGGTAAAAGTGCCTCACAGTCCAGAAACTTCCAAAGCCAAAAGAAGCAACGAAATGATCGACAACACGATTCTGGACAGCACCGACACTCTCTGA
- the GPR171 gene encoding G-protein coupled receptor 171 — protein MNSNSSLICMIYKDLEPFTYFFYLIFLVGIIGSCFAVWAFTQKDTNPKCVSIYLINLLTADFLLTLALPVKIAVDLGVAPWKLKIFHCQVTACLIYINMYLSIIFLAFVSMDRCLQLIHSCKIYRIQEPGFAKMISTVVWLMVLLIMVPNMVIPINNIQEKPIVGCMEFKKEFGRNWHVFTNFICVAIFLNFSAIILISNCLVIRQLYRKKDSENYANVKRALINILLVTGSYIICFVPYHIVRIPYTLSQSNVITDCPTKISLFKAKEATLLLAVSNLCFDPILYYNLSKAFRLKVTKTFASHKELSDHQGKLPHASEL, from the coding sequence atgaattccAACAGTTCTCTCATTTGCATGATCTACAAAGACCTGGAgccatttacatattttttctacTTGATCTTCCTCGTTGGAATTATCGGGAGCTGTTTTGCAGTCTGGGCTTTCACCCAGAAAGATACAAACCCCAAGTGTGTGAGCATCTACTTAATTAATTTGCTCACGGCAGACTTCTTGCTCACTCTAGCACTGCCAGTGAAGATTGCTGTTGACCTAGGGGTGGCACCATGGAAGTTAAAGATTTTCCACTGCCAGGTGACCGCCTGCCTAATCTACATCAACATgtatttatcaattatatttcttgcctttgTCAGTATGGATCGCTGCCTTCAGCTGATACATAGCTGCAAAATTTATAGGATACAGGAGCCTGGCTTTGCCAAAATGATCTCTACAGTGGTATGGCTGATGGTTCTACTGATTATGGTACCCAACATGGTGATTCCCATCAACAACATTCAGGAGAAGCCAATAGTGGGCTGCATGGAATTCAAAAAGGAGTTTGGGAGGAACTGGCACGTATTTACTAATTTCATATGTGTGGCAATATTCCTCAACTTCTCGGCAATCATTTTAATATCCAACTGCCTTGTCATCCGGCAGCTCTACCGAAAAAAAGACAGTGAGAATTATGCAAATGTGAAACGGGCTCTGATCAATATACTGCTGGTCACTGGAAGTTACATTATTTGTTTTGTCCCTTACCACATTGTGAGGATTCCCTACACTCTCAGTCAAAGCAACGTCATAACAGACTGCCCCACCAAGATCTCACTCTTTAAAGCTAAGGAAGCCACTTTACTGCTAGCAGTATCGAACCTCTGCTTCGACCCTATTCTATACTATAACCTCTCCAAAGCCTTCCGGTTAAAAGTGACCAAGACATTTGCATCCCACAAGGAGCTGAGTGACCACCAAGGAAAACTACCACATGCAAGTGAGCTCTAA